In Phoenix dactylifera cultivar Barhee BC4 unplaced genomic scaffold, palm_55x_up_171113_PBpolish2nd_filt_p 001044F, whole genome shotgun sequence, the following are encoded in one genomic region:
- the LOC120107852 gene encoding nod factor hydrolase protein 1-like codes for MASGFIAFLILTTSFFPFISRAGAYRPAPAASPSSPTGPPVPVPACVPSAAMAPVPLPLSAIKAGYWPSWINSTSPPSSINLSYFTHIYYAFVELDNTSFELVVTPSDAGMLADFTATLHAHDPPIKAMLSIGGGGGGGDTFANMAADCSTRSAFIRSTIAVAREYNLDGLDLDWEFPANPEKMASLGDLFMEWRDAISREAAETGRPSLLLTSAVYFASHFFLTGDTPRSYPADQMAVSLDWINAMCYDYHGSWDTSETGAPAALYDPNSNVSTSYGLTSWVEAGIPPTKVVMGLPLYGRTWKLKDPADHGIGAPAVGLGPGTDGVMLYSEVVNFNTENNATQVDDEITVSVYSYAGTSWIGYDNPWSVTRKIEFAQEHGLGGYFFWAVGYDKDWSISRGAWDAWQS; via the exons ATGGCTTCGGGATTCATAGCTTTCCTCATCCTAACCACCTCCTTCTTCCCCTTCATCTCCAGAGCAGGAGCTTATAGGCCTGCACCGGCTGCAAGCCCCTCTTCGCCGACTGGTCCTCCCGTCCCGGTTCCGGCCTGTGTCCCATCTGCAGCCATGGCCCCCGTCCCTCTCCCATTGTCGGCCATCAAAGCCGGCTACTGGCCGTCATGGATCAACTCCACCTCCCCACCCTCCTCCATCAACCTCTCCTACTTCACCCACATCTACTACGCCTTTGTCGAACTAGATAACACCTCCTTTGAACTCGTCGTCACCCCCTCCGACGCAGGCATGCTCGCCGACTTCACGGCCACCCTCCACGCTCACGATCCCCCAATCAAAGCCATGCTCTCCatcggcggcggtggcggcggagGCGATACCTTCGCCAACATGGCCGCCGACTGCTCCACCCGCTCCGCCTTCATTAGATCTACCATCGCCGTCGCCCGCGAGTACAACCTCGACGGCCTTGACCTCGACTGGGAGTTCCCGGCGAACCCCGAGAAAATGGCCAGCCTCGGCGACCTCTTCATGGAATGGCGCGACGCAATCTCTCGCGAAGCGGCCGAGACTGGCCGACCGAGCCTGTTGCTCACGTCAGCCGTGTACTTCGCGTCGCACTTCTTCCTCACAGGCGACACACCGAGATCTTATCCGGCCGACCAGATGGCGGTCAGTCTGGACTGGATCAACGCTATGTGCTACGACTACCATGGCTCCTGGGACACGTCGGAGACTGGGGCGCCTGCGGCGCTGTACGACCCAAACAGCAACGTGAGCACGAGCTATGGACTCACGTCGTGGGTGGAGGCTGGGATTCCACCGACGAAGGTGGTGATGGGTTTGCCATTATATGGCCGGACGTGGAAGCTCAAGGATCCGGCAGACCACGGCATCGGCGCACCGGCAGTAGGGCTCGGACCAGGAACTGATGGGGTGATGTTGTACTCGGAGGTGGTGAATTTTAACACGGAAAACAACGCGACCCAAGTGGATGATGAAATAACGGTGTCTGTGTATTCTTACGCCGGGACGAGTTGGATCGGCTACGATAACCCGTGGTCGGTGACGAGGAAGATAGAGTTCGCGCAGGAGCACGGCCTCGGCGGGTACTTCTTTTGGGCGGTCGGATACGACAAGGATTGGAGCATCTCTCGAGGAG CATGGGATGCATGGCAGAGCTGA